The Deinococcus fonticola sequence AAGAACCCCGGCGGGCGGTGGTCAGTTCTCGCCCCGACCCACCGATTACCGTACCCGTCAGCCCGCGCACGAGTACGAACTGGAGGTGCTGCCGGGCCTGGAGGAGATCGCGGAAACCGAGTTGAGCGGCGTGAAGCTGGCCCGTGACCAGCGCGGCCTGCGCTTCTGGTACCCGGGCGACCCGGAACGCCTTACGCGCCTGCGTTCAGCGGTGGCCGCCTACCGCGTGAAAGCCTGGGACGTGCCGCGCCCGCGCGGCCTGCTGGGCAACCAGCAACTGGGCGAACTGACGGACTTCCTGCGGGGCGTGGCCCAGGTGGGCGGACACCGTTCCTTCCGCCTGAGTGCCGCCGGAAAGGAATCCAGCGTCATGCAGCGCCTCGCCGAGGAGTTGCAAAGCGGCCTGGAGTTGCCCCACGACCCGCAGGAAGGCGAACTGCTGATCCGCCTGCGCCCCGAAACGGGCGGCCCGGGCTGGGAAGTGCTGGCCCGCCTGACCCCGCGCCCCCTCTCAGCACGCGCCTGGCGCGAGTGCAACATGGGCGGCGGCCTGAACGCCACCATCGCCTACGCCGCGCACAAACTGGCCGGGCAACGCGACGAGGACCGCATTTTCAACCCCATGTGCGGCAGCGGCACCCTGATGATCGAACGCGCCCTGATGGGGCCTTACGACGCCCTGGTGGGCGTGGACATCAGCGCCGACGCGGTGGCCTGCACCCGGAAGAACCTGCAGGCCGCCAGACGCGAGATCGAGGTGGCGCAGGTCGATGCCCTCGAAACGGGATTGCCCGCCCGGAGTTTCGACCTGATCATCGCCGACCTGCCGTGGGGTGACGCCATCGGCAATCACCGCAGCAACAACATCCTGTACCCACGTTTCCTGGAGGAAATGCACCGCCTGATCAGCAAACACGGGCGGCTGTGCGTCATCACCCACGAACTCCGCCTCTTTGAAACCGTGCTGCGCGAACAGGACAGGTGGAACGCCCGCGAACTGTTTCAGGTCTACAGCGGCGGCCACCACCCCAAAGCCTACCTGCTCGGGAAGAA is a genomic window containing:
- a CDS encoding methyltransferase domain-containing protein, yielding MPRPSRTPNRPSAGRRTPAGGGQFSPRPTDYRTRQPAHEYELEVLPGLEEIAETELSGVKLARDQRGLRFWYPGDPERLTRLRSAVAAYRVKAWDVPRPRGLLGNQQLGELTDFLRGVAQVGGHRSFRLSAAGKESSVMQRLAEELQSGLELPHDPQEGELLIRLRPETGGPGWEVLARLTPRPLSARAWRECNMGGGLNATIAYAAHKLAGQRDEDRIFNPMCGSGTLMIERALMGPYDALVGVDISADAVACTRKNLQAARREIEVAQVDALETGLPARSFDLIIADLPWGDAIGNHRSNNILYPRFLEEMHRLISKHGRLCVITHELRLFETVLREQDRWNARELFQVYSGGHHPKAYLLGKK